The Candidatus Obscuribacterales bacterium DNA segment GAAAGTACAGTAAATGATGTGCGTTTTCTGCTTTTCGATAGTCAGACCTATGATGCGTACGTAAGTGCGCTCAAGAAAGTAGGCACATAGTTCCAACCCTAATTATCAGCCGGTTCCAAGCTGTCAAAAGAAAATATTTAGAACTTATTAAGAGTACATCGAGACCGTATCGATTTAGACCAGTAACATATATCAATTGCATATCCAAATCATCCATTAATACCCCATTCTATATATTTTTGACAACTTGACAGCAAATGCAATCAACAACATCCTATACACAAACTGGGTGTGTGTGGGGTTATGACTGAGCAATTCGACTTAATCGAATATCAACAGAAGGCAAGGGAGATGACTTGCCCCAAAAAGCTTTTCGCGCTTTGGGAAGATGTTTGTCTCCGCTATGATCGCCGAGAAATTGGTCGCTATGAAGTGGAAGAGATGAAGGTGGTAATCTGGCCCAATTTGAAAGCGTTGTCCGCGCTGAGAAACATCGTCAACGGCACTGCTACAGGAAGCAGAGTCGCACGAAAGCAAAGCGCCGGTTAATTACTTGCCGACTATCATTTTCCATTGCTTGTCCGTCACAGGCATCACGGACAAACGCGACATTTTCACCAAGAGAAAATCAGCGAAAGCCGGATTTGCTTTTATCTCAGCAAGACTGACAGCTTTTGCCAGGCGTTTTTTCGGTTTTACATCAACGACAGCCAGTTTGGCGTCGCTTTCTTTAGGATCAACATAAGGCTCTGATGTTACTTCAGCAATACCAATTGCCGATCTCTCGTCGCCTGTGTGATAGATAATGGCGAGATCGCCTTTTTTCACTTGCCGCAGATATTTCAAAGCTAAGTTATTGGCGACACCATCCCAACAAGTCTTTTTGTCTTTTTCCAATTCATCATAGCTATAACAGCTTGGTTCTGTTTTGAACAACCAATAAGACATTTGTCTACTCCTTATTTTGTTCAAAAAAGTTTTTTTCGTAGGTGGTTGGTTTTACTGTGGTCATATAGTTTCATTCAATTTAGCTCTTAGCTTTCTAGCAAGTTTAGTTGCTCTTATTACACGAGGAAGGACTCATCTCCATTTAGACCAGCCAACTTTGTCGCTTCGCGTAAGCTCTATCTTACGTTACTCCTTAATGCTATGGTTATATCCTGAGATTGATCTAGGATTAGCCTCGGATTACTTTAGATTTGCTATTGGTTTTAAAAAGGAATTCCTGGTTCGTTCTCAATCAAATGTCTCTGCGTCCCAGCTTGTGTATAAATTGTCTAAGCATTTGGGCTGCCGGATTTAAGTCACGCTGATCGAACAAAACCGCATTTTTGCCGCCAGTTTTGTCTTGTACCTTAATGCCAAAACCGCCCATCTAATTATTGTAAAACTCCAAGTCATATTTTTTATCCAATCCCAGTCGTTGCATTTCAAGATGAATAGGCTCATTTATCATGTGCTGAAATCTTCCAGGGTGTTCCGTATACCGTTGCACAACTTTCTCAGCCTGGTCAAAGTTTCCACTTTCTAGGGCCTTAGTGAAGTCACCGATATCCTTCAACTCGTTGGGCTGTAGACTCTTTAAATAGTCTCGCTCCCTCTGGTTGTGACTGTCTAGAGCAGGCTGTCCAACCTTGAACATCTCTGCCATTTGTTTATCGTCTTTTGCTAATTCCTGTTGTTCCTGTTTTTCTTGTTGCACATTCCTATCGAACTGTTGCAATAATCGATCGACAGAGGGAAAACTGCTCATATCGGCATTGCTTCCGGTCGCCTGCAACACATTTTGAGCTTCCTTTGTTTTCATAGCATCAAGCGACTGACGGCTTGCGTTAGTGCTGTCCTTTTCTATGTTTTTCGTGACAGGGTGATCTCCCTTTTCTGATGAATTGCCCATTGTGACTTCTCCAATCGAGCCAGTAAAAACTAAACTGCGGTGTTGACACCCAACTCGTATATACCCAGCAGGATAAATTCGTGGAAAAACGAAAATGGATCCAGCCCAAAAACGCCAGTCTTGACAATCTGATTGCTCCCAAACCTGAAACCTTCTCAGGGTTTGCGTTTTCGGCTTGCTTAAGCCCCTAGCAATTTGGAGCAATTACTGCATTGAGCGTAGTAATTGCTCCACCCCTACCACCGATCCCAGCCAGGGACTCTTTAACAAATCGCAATTATTTACCACGCAGTAAATGATTGCATTTTATTAAATTCGGAAATCGAGGAATTCTATTAGTTTTTTCGTTTATATAGGAGTATGCCATACAGGGTTAAATTAGTTATGAATAGCATGTTTACTCTTTTGAATCATTTTACTGTGTGGTAAAATAAAAGGAATGAGTAAAATAGGTCGTATAAATGGAAAAGTCACGCCAGGGACTCGAAATAGAAAAAGAAGCTGCTCAGCGACTATACGACTTGCTGAAGGAAATACCGTTTTTGGACGTTGAAATACCTGTTTTGGAGCGGTGGCAAGGCGACACCGGGAGCGAAGTCGACGGCAAGATTGACATTTGGCATGGAAAAACGAAGCGGACTATTGTCATAGAAATAAAGCAAAACGCACAAATGCGTGATGCTAGAGCGGCAGTTGAGCAGCTAAAAAACTTTCAGCGCCAATCTATTTCTAATATCCATCCTGTACTTGTAGCACCGTATTTAAACAATTCAATCAGGCAATATTGCCGAGACCAGGGCGTTGGTTACTTTGATTTTTCTGGCAGTTGCCGCTTGGTCTTCGACGATGTTTTTATTGAAAAGGAAATGCCTGGCACAGAGTTTCGCGAGAAGAAAAGACTTCGGTCGCTATTTTCGCAGAAAGCAAGTCATGTAATTAGGCGGTTGATTGAGGAGCCTATACGTCGGTGGCGAGTAGAACAACTGGCAGAATTTGCCGTGGTCAGTGCTGCAACGGTTTCACTCTTAAAGAAGAAACTCATTGGAGAAGAGTACGCGGCCCAGGATGGTGAGTTTTTCTACGTAACAAAGCCGGAAAAACTTTTGCGCGAGTGGTCCAAGTATTATCATTCAAGAGAGCATGTGCAGATTGATTGTTTCAGTCATTTAGATTTGGATGAACTAGAAGAGCATTTTGCTGTGACTTGCGCAAACAATCAAATTGAGTATGCTTTCACGATGTTTTCCGGGGCCCGTCGAATTTCGCCATATACTCGGGGAGTAAATAGGGCCTACGCATACATTTCGACAGACAAGGAGTTATCTAAGCTTCCTGAAATCTTTGGCATGGCGCCAGTGGATAGCGGCGGCAACTTTCGTCTAATAAAGCCAAATGATGCTGATGTGTTTTTTGGCAAGCGCCAGATTGGAGACGCGACTGTAGTTAGCGATATTCAATTGTATTTGGATTTAGCTGGGCACCCTGGGCGCGGCGAAGAAAATGCAGAATATCTCTTAGAGCAGGTGATTAGACCGAAATGGTAAAGAAGCGCACGCAAGACGACTATATACACAAAGAGATTGACGCCTGCAAGAGGGTATTGATTGAAATCGTCAGATTACTTTCTGAATTTCAAGATCACATTGCTCTTGTTGGTGGTTGGGTACCTTATTACATAATTCCAGTAGGTCGCGACAAACATATCGGCAGCTTAGATGTGGATGTCTTTTTCGATTCAACAGAGATCACCAATGACACTTACGAAACCATTCTCAATATCCTGAAAGAAAACGGCTACTACCAGAAAGATAACGGTAAGTTATTTCAATGGTGGAAAGATGTCGACATGGGCGATGGTTCAGAGATTTCAGTTGAAGTAGATCTTCTAGCACCGGAATATGGTGGTCGGAGCAAAAAGCATGAACACCAACGTATACAAGATACAAAAGCACGTAAAGCTCGTGGCGGTGATCTGATATTTGGCAAGTTCAATCACTACGAAGAAATTATTATCGAAGGACAACTACCGGGCGGCGCTAAAGCCAGTACCAAATGTAAAATTGCTGGTGTCGTTCCATTTCTAGTCATGAAAGGGATGGCCCTTGGTAGAGGCAAGGAAAAGGACAGTTACGACATCGAATATGTTATTAGAAACTATCCAGGTGGACTAAAAGCACTTAGCGAAGCATTTGGGTCAGACAAAAACAACGAGCTTGTCAAAGAAGGGCTCGGGAAAATGAGGGCAGCATTTGAAACAGTGGACCATGTAGGACCTGCTGATATTGTGACATTTGAAAATGAAAACCTGGACGAAGACGACAGAGCAATTCGCAGACAAAAAGCATTCCAAACGGTCAAGACATTTCTCGATGCTCTGGATATTGAAAAAGTTGTTTAGCAATAAACCCAACGACAAATAATAAGTTGAACAAAGGCGGAGGCTGTGCCGCACTTGTTTGGTGGCAACCAATGAGCGGCCCTTTCAGCATGCAAAAAAGTTTCAGATCTGCCTTCATTTTCTTCGGCTGTCGGCTTTTTTAGCGTCAGCATCGTTGAGAGCCCAATCATATGGCTTGTAAATCACCTGAATATCCGGCTTTGTTTCGTGCGGCTTTTTCTGTGCATCGAGCAATTGCAAGACATAATGCAAGACAACGGCGTTGTCGTTAGGCGGCAATTGGCGTTTTTTGCCAAAACCTACAGGCGCCATAAAATCCAGAGGGAACCAGGCAAAGATTTTGCTCAGGCGAACTTCATTTTTCTCTTCGTCAAACTGGACAAACTGGGGGTCAGTTACAACTTTGTTTGCCAGCGCATTCAGATCATCGTCAATTGTTTCTCCCACGTAGGCAGCATAACGCAAGGGCAAGGCTCCGCGCGAAGCCGGCACAATGGCAAAGTGCATGCGTGGATCATGAAAGTCTTTGCGAATACGCCCATGCACAATTGTGTACAGTGTGTAGTCTTGTCCGGCAACACGAAAGTGATCCTCATCCCAGAAGCCGACCACTTGCCTGATGCTATTGGGAGGGAACCATGTCAGCGTGCCTTTTATAGGGTAATGGTTCAAGACATTTTTTATAGTGAGAGCATTGTAGGCATTTATCCAAAAAGCTTTCTGTTGGTTTTCGGAGAAGCCTTTGTATTCGTCTTCAGTCAGATTGGCCAGTGACGCCAAGTATTGATCAAGCCCTTCCGGGTGTTCTTTCAATTTCTTGTAGTGTATGAGCCCACGGCTCAGGTACTTACTTAGTTGATCTGTAAACAACTGATGCGACTGATCAAATGCTCTAACTTGCTGAATCTGCATCAGCATCAAAAAGCAAATAACTTTGGCTATTAGTCGCACCGCATCCACCTAGTTGCTGAGCTGGTCGATGATGGCGGCCAGCGCCTCGGGGTCATAGGCCGGCGCCGAGCAACGGTTATTGGCGCAGCCGAAGGCAGCCGCTTTCTTTAGTTGCGGATATTCCACATCCGTATTTGGCAGTTTACCTTCAGTGGCATCAGCCCATTCGGTGCGCTTATAGTTGCTTGGATAGCGCAGCGCTGCTGCAAATAATTCTCTTGCTTTTGGATCTTGCTTCGCACCGACAACAGTTATGTGAGTCGGTATAGTTGTAATTTCTCTATCGGCAAGAAGTATTCCAGCTACTAACACGCGCCTTTTGCGGGCGATTTCAGGCATGGACAAATAGCGCATGGATGAATCGGCCATTTGTTTGAACTCGTTGTTGCCTGTGTAATGGAAAAGCAGGTTGGCAAAGCGGACAACCGAAATATTTTCATCGAGATTGGCTTGTGGCACAAGTTTTGCCTGCGGGTCTTTGTTGACATTGCTGACAAAGCCATTTTTTCCGGCAAAGGTTTTGGCAATAAATTTTGCCGCGTCTTCTGAGTACTTAAGCCAGCTTCTATCGGCAGTCACTGCATATAGATTGAGAAAAGCGCGCCCCATTGATAGCGTATCGCCAAGATACGGGCCACTTGGATCAGTTTTATCGTGGCTGAAGCCGCCATTAGGAATTGATCTATTGGCAATAATCCACTTAGCGGCTTTCTCTGCTTCACCTAAATAAGTTTGATCGGCAGTGGCAGCATAGAGTTGCGTAAGAGCACTTATGACCCAGCCATTTTCGCGCGAGTAAATATGCTTATCGATGTGCGGTATGCCCATCTCGCGGCGGCGCTCATCGGACAATTGGAAAAATCCTTGTCCTGACTCACCAGGTACTAAGTCCGCATCCTGGCTTACGTAAAAGGCGCCTTCCGGGCTCATCAAAAACTCTTTCATGTACCGATGAATATCTTGAGCTGCTTTTAAATGCTCCGGATCTTGCCAGTACTCATAAGCAAGAGCATAAATGCGCATGTTTTCAGCTTGAAATTGCACAAGCTTTTCAAAGTGCGGGTGATTCCAATCTCCTTGAGTGGAGTATTGATAAACTCCTCCCCAAACAGGGTCCATCAGTTGCAATTCATTAGCTAGAGTTGCTCTTGCCCGTTCTTCCGGGTGATAGTCACGCTCTTTTGACTGAGCGAGGCTATATTCAACGCTGTCCCAATCGAGAAACTTTTGCTCGGTTTTCCAGCCGCCGGCCTTTGTGTCGTAACCGGCAACATGCTTGTCGTTCAATTCCTTTCTCAAGTCGGCTGGCAAGCCGGAATCTGTTGTTGATGTGGCAGCTGCGTCCGACTTCTTTTCTTCTATGGGTTTGGGATTGCTTACGACTTCATTGAGCAAAGCAAGCATCTCTTCAGGATTTATGTAGCCTGATTTCTTAACAAGTTCTCTACCTTGGGCATCGAAAATAATTGTTGCGGGCCAACCATAGTCTTCATAGCGAGTGGATAAGTCCGGTCTTGCGTCTTGATCGACACGCACGGTGATAAAACGATTTTTCAAAACCTTGAGGACTTCAGGGTTTTTGTAAGTTTTGTCGTCCATTACATGACACCAGTGACACCAGCCTGCTTCCAAATCCAATATGACTAGACGGTTTTCCTTTTTTGCTCTATCGAAAACGGAATCCGACCAGGTCTCCCAATTACTTCCAGAGACAAGTAGAGTCTGTTTAGCTTGTCCATGCGTAATAAGTCCGGCAAACAAAACCACCATTTGCAACGCCAGGGCAACCAACCAGAATCTACGAATCATCTCCAAATATCCTTTGCACAGAAAAACGGCCCGCTCTCGAGCCGTTTTTCACAGTATCCCAATTTTCTTAGCCGATGGACTTTTTCACAGTCGCGACGATTTGCTTAGCGCTAATTCCAGCAGCATCAAGCAATTCCATTGGCTTGCCGGAACCCGGCATGGAGCCAACTGCCAACTTAATTACCTTCGGCAGGTTATTGCCGCCGGCAAAAGCTTCCAATACTGCATCGCCAAGTCCACCTTCCGGCCAGTGGTCTTCAACAACTATCAAGAGTCCAGTTTCTTTAGCTGCAGTTGAAAGTGTTGCTTTATCGATAGGCTTAACAGAGTAAGCATCGATTACGCGGACATTAATGCCGGCTTTCTTCAACTCTTCGTATGCCTTCAACGCTTCGTGCAAGGTAATACCAGCGGCAACGATAGTTGCTTTGTCTTCCTTGGATTGCTTGAGTACTTTGCTGCCGCCGATTGGGAACTTCTCGTTGGCATCGTAAAGCAAAGGTGTCTTCTCACGTGTCGAACGCATGTAAGAAATACCTGGCTGCTTGGACATGGACTCAACTAATTGAAACGCTGAAATAGCGTCCGACGGATAAAGAACTGTCGAGCCATAGACAGCGCGCATCATAGCTAAGTCTTCCAAAGCCATTTGTGAAGGACCATCTTCACCAATGGAAACACCGGCGTGTGATCCGCACAAGCGCAAGTTAGATCGCGAAATTGCCGCCATACGAATTTGGTCGTAAGCACGACTCAAGAAGGCAGCAAACGTAGAGGCAAAAGCAATCTTGCCACGACTTGCCAGACCAACAGCGGCACCTAACATTTGCTGTTCGGCAATGTAGATTTCAAAGAAACGATCTGAGTGAGCCTTACCGAAACGTTCAGAGAATGTGGAATTGCCAACTTCAGCATCCAGTGCCACTACATCAGCATTCACATCACCAAGAACTTTCAGTGCATCACCATAAGCTTCACGAGTTGCAACTAGACCCTCATATTTCGGCAAAGCGAATTTGCCGGCAACTGCATCAACATGCGGCTTAATATCTTCAGGCTTAGCCACCCTAATGGTGATATTTACTTCGCCGCCCAGTTCAGCAATGGCTTCTTTTGCTTCTTCCGGCTTAAGAGCTTTACCGTGCCAACCGTCTTTGTTGGCTGTCAGTTTAATGCCATGACCTTTTTCAGTCTTAGCAATGATAAGTGTCGGCTGACCTTTTACTTTCAATGCTTTGTCGTAAGCAGCATCAATTTGATCGAGGTTATGTCCATCGATTTCAATTGTTTGCCAACCGAAAGCACGAGCACGCTCGGCATAGACATTACCCTGCCAGGCAAGCATTGTTTCGCCGCGCTGACCAAGTCTATTCATATCGAGAATAGCAATCAGGTTATCGAGCTTGTAATGGCTGGCTAATTCCATTGCTTCCCAGCATGAGCCTTCAGCCATTTCACTATCGCCACAAAGGACGTAGACTTTGTAAGGAAGCTTATCCAAATACTTACCATTGAGTGCCATACCGACACCAATCGGCAGACCTTGACCAAGTGAACCTGTAGCAACATCTACCCAAGGAAGAATTACAGGAACCGGATGACCTTCCAAACGGCTGCCCATTTTACGCAAGCTCATCAACTCTTTATCATCGATAGCGCCTGCTGCTTTGTACAAGGAGTAGAGCAACGGTGCAGCGTGTCCCTTGGAAAAAAT contains these protein-coding regions:
- a CDS encoding EVE domain-containing protein, with product MSYWLFKTEPSCYSYDELEKDKKTCWDGVANNLALKYLRQVKKGDLAIIYHTGDERSAIGIAEVTSEPYVDPKESDAKLAVVDVKPKKRLAKAVSLAEIKANPAFADFLLVKMSRLSVMPVTDKQWKMIVGK
- a CDS encoding DUF255 domain-containing protein; the protein is MIRRFWLVALALQMVVLFAGLITHGQAKQTLLVSGSNWETWSDSVFDRAKKENRLVILDLEAGWCHWCHVMDDKTYKNPEVLKVLKNRFITVRVDQDARPDLSTRYEDYGWPATIIFDAQGRELVKKSGYINPEEMLALLNEVVSNPKPIEEKKSDAAATSTTDSGLPADLRKELNDKHVAGYDTKAGGWKTEQKFLDWDSVEYSLAQSKERDYHPEERARATLANELQLMDPVWGGVYQYSTQGDWNHPHFEKLVQFQAENMRIYALAYEYWQDPEHLKAAQDIHRYMKEFLMSPEGAFYVSQDADLVPGESGQGFFQLSDERRREMGIPHIDKHIYSRENGWVISALTQLYAATADQTYLGEAEKAAKWIIANRSIPNGGFSHDKTDPSGPYLGDTLSMGRAFLNLYAVTADRSWLKYSEDAAKFIAKTFAGKNGFVSNVNKDPQAKLVPQANLDENISVVRFANLLFHYTGNNEFKQMADSSMRYLSMPEIARKRRVLVAGILLADREITTIPTHITVVGAKQDPKARELFAAALRYPSNYKRTEWADATEGKLPNTDVEYPQLKKAAAFGCANNRCSAPAYDPEALAAIIDQLSN
- a CDS encoding DUF547 domain-containing protein; amino-acid sequence: MRLIAKVICFLMLMQIQQVRAFDQSHQLFTDQLSKYLSRGLIHYKKLKEHPEGLDQYLASLANLTEDEYKGFSENQQKAFWINAYNALTIKNVLNHYPIKGTLTWFPPNSIRQVVGFWDEDHFRVAGQDYTLYTIVHGRIRKDFHDPRMHFAIVPASRGALPLRYAAYVGETIDDDLNALANKVVTDPQFVQFDEEKNEVRLSKIFAWFPLDFMAPVGFGKKRQLPPNDNAVVLHYVLQLLDAQKKPHETKPDIQVIYKPYDWALNDADAKKADSRRK
- a CDS encoding transketolase: MIQMQAEQVKTWTELARQLRIDSIRCTTEAGSGHPTSSMSAADLMAVLWSKYLHYDFAKPQMPNNDRLIFSKGHAAPLLYSLYKAAGAIDDKELMSLRKMGSRLEGHPVPVILPWVDVATGSLGQGLPIGVGMALNGKYLDKLPYKVYVLCGDSEMAEGSCWEAMELASHYKLDNLIAILDMNRLGQRGETMLAWQGNVYAERARAFGWQTIEIDGHNLDQIDAAYDKALKVKGQPTLIIAKTEKGHGIKLTANKDGWHGKALKPEEAKEAIAELGGEVNITIRVAKPEDIKPHVDAVAGKFALPKYEGLVATREAYGDALKVLGDVNADVVALDAEVGNSTFSERFGKAHSDRFFEIYIAEQQMLGAAVGLASRGKIAFASTFAAFLSRAYDQIRMAAISRSNLRLCGSHAGVSIGEDGPSQMALEDLAMMRAVYGSTVLYPSDAISAFQLVESMSKQPGISYMRSTREKTPLLYDANEKFPIGGSKVLKQSKEDKATIVAAGITLHEALKAYEELKKAGINVRVIDAYSVKPIDKATLSTAAKETGLLIVVEDHWPEGGLGDAVLEAFAGGNNLPKVIKLAVGSMPGSGKPMELLDAAGISAKQIVATVKKSIG